In Verrucomicrobiota bacterium, the genomic stretch GCGGAAAGGCTCAGGGCGTACAACACGAGGCCACCGGCGGAGGTTCGGCGCATGGTTGTCACGAGGCCGTCGTTACCGGTCTGGTCCTGTTGCAGCGACCAACGCCGCAAGCTCCACGCCAGCACGGTCCACAGCCCGAATAGCAGGAGTGCGCCCCATCCGAAGACGGCGCGATTCAAGAGCAGGGCCTTGAAGGATTGCCGTGGATCAGACCTGAACTCGTCATAAACCCATGGATACACGGCGTTCTCGCGGCTGGCGAACCACACGTTCAGGAGAATTGGCAGGAACAGCAGGCCAAGCACGGGTGCCAGGCAGGCCAGATGTTCCCAAACCCGCCGCAATGGGACCATCCAACGGGCGTTAAAGAGATGTTGCAGCATGACCAGGAACAACGCGCCCAGGGTGAGGCTCAGAAAAAACATGAAGGCAGTCAGGTAGGAATAGCCAAACTGCCGGGGTGTCAGCCACGCGCCCGCCAGGCACCCTATTCCGCCCACCACCATCAGGCAGAGCGGCAGCTTGCGCCACCGGGAGAGAGCCAGTGGCGGCGTGGGGGGATGGGTGGAGTGTTGGGACATTAAGTTAATATTTTCCCGCCTGTAACGTCCGCAAATAGGCGATGATTGCCCAGCGATCCAACGGTTCGATTTCCCCCGCGTAGCCGTTCATCAGGTTTTTACCGCGCGTGATGGTGTTGAAAATTTCGCCATCGGTCATGGTTACCAAGCGTTTCTCCAGCAGGTTGGCTACGATGGGCATCGCTCCGAGTTTGCGCGAGATGCTGTTGCCGTCACCCAGCGGCCCGTGGCAATTGGCGCAAACGATGTTGAACCGTTCCCGTCCGCGCTCCCGCACGGCGGCGGTGACGGGGATCGGATTCACGGTGACGAAGTTGGTGGTGCCCGTCACGCGCCCGGTATGGAGGGGCAAATCCTGGAACGGTTCGCCTTGCGCGATCGTACCCTCCGGCTGCGGCTGCGAAGCCCGGCCATCCGGGAAAAAGCCGTTCTGGAATTGGGGTCGCAGCTTGGGCTGCCGCACCATGTCGGGAAACAGTTCAAGGGGCGGTTTGCGCGAAAAGCCGCCACGCAGCCCGGCAAACGTGGCCACCACCAGCGTCGCAACCAAAAGGGTGAGGAGGACGTATCGCATGTCAGGCCTCCACCCGTTCGATGTGCGCGCCGCCGGCTTGTTCCAGCAACGCGCGAAGTTCCGCTTCCTCGTATTTAGGATCAGATTCCTCGACCACCAGGAAAAATTTATCGAGCGTGGCCGCTTTAAAACGAGGATGCTTGAGCAGGGGATGATGCCAGCGTGGGAGGCGGCATCGCCACAACCAGCCGAGGGTGACGCCGAACGCCGCGCACAGCAGCGTCAGTTCAAAGCTGGGCGGCAAGGCGAAATAAGGGCTGAACAACGGTTTGCCGCCCACCCGCAACGGGTATTGGTGCGCATTCATGTACCAGATCATCAGTTGACCAAGCCCAAAGCCGATCACTCCGCCCCAGAATGCCCACCAGGTAATTCGCGCCGTCCTCAAGCCCATGGCGGCGTCCATGCCCTGCACCGGGAACGGCGTGTGAACATCCCAGCGCCGATAGCCGGCCTCGCGCATCCGTTCCGCTGCGTGAAGGATGGCGGCTGGTGTGTCAAATTCCGCGAGCAGTCCAAACGGTCTGGGATTGGTGCTCATGCGTCGTGGTCTCCTTTTCCGTCTGGAAATGGGTTCGCCTGCGGGGTGGTGTTCTTCACGTCGTACATGGCGATCATTGGCAGAAACCGCAGGAATAGGAGGAACAACGTCAGGAACAGCCCGATGGTGCCCACGAATGTAAAAACCTCGACCCAGGTCGGCGTAAAATAACCCCAGTTCGCGGGCAGAAAGTCACGGGCCAGCGAACCGGCAATGATGACCAGCCGTTCGAGCCACATGCCCACATTGATCAATAGCGCCAGCACAAATATCACCCAGACACGCGCGCGCACCGGCTTGAACCAGAACAATTGCGGCAACCCCACATTGCAAATCAGCATGATCCAAAATGCCCAGGCGTAAGGGCCGGACATGCGTTGCCGGAAACAATCCACCTCGTACGGGTTGCCGCCGTACCAAGTAAGGGTGAATTCCATCACATAGGCATACGCCACCAGCAGGCCAGTGCCCAACGTCACCCGGCACATCAAATCCAGATGGCGCTGGGTGATAATGTCCTCCAATTTGCACCACGCGCGCAAGGGGATCAGCAGCGTCAACACCATGGCAAACCCGGAGAAAATGGCCCCGGCGACAAAGTACGGGGGGAAAAGCGTGGAATGCCAGCCGGGCAACTGGGTGACGGCGAAGTCAAACGACACAATGGAATGTACGGAAATCACCAGTGGGGTCGAAAGCCCGGCCAGCAACAGGTAGGCTTTTTCATAACTTTGCCAGTGACGGTTCGAGCCGGTCCAGCCCAAGGCCAGCAGTCCGTAGATGAGTTTGCGGGGCAGGGTGGTGGCCCGGTCGCGCAACGTGGCGAGATCGGGGATCATCCCGGTGTACCAGAACAGGAGCGAGACGATGAAGTAGGTGGTAACCGCGAACGCATCCCAGACCAGTGGAGATCGGAACTGCGGCCAGATGCTGTTGGCGTTGGGGACCGGCAACAGCCACCACCCAAGCCAGGCGCGTCCTAGGTGGATCAGCGGATAGATGGCGGCGCAGATCACCGCAAACAGGGTCATGGCCTCGGCAGCGCGGTTGACCGATGCGCGCCATTTCTGCCGCAGTAGGAAGAGAATGGCCGAAATCAAGGTGCCCGCGTGCCCAATGCCAATCCAAAACACGAAGTTGGTGATGTCCCAAGCCCAGCCTACCGGGTGATTCAGGCCCCACACGCCCACGCCGGTGGAGATCAAATAGACGATCATTACGAAGCAAAGCAGGGTTAGCGGGAAACTGATGCCAAAGGCCAGCCACCACCACCCGGGCGTTTTATTTTCGACCAACCCGGCGATGTGATCGGTGATCCAACCCCAGGAGCGCTGGTTCAATACCAGCGGCGTGCCTGTGCGTTCCCGGAGCGGGGACTCACGGCACACCACAGCGGCGGTTGGATTGACCACGGCCTCAGGCATAGCGGCTTACGTATTCAACGGACGCAATCGTAATCCCCACCAACCGTTTTCGACAACAGCAAACGCATCGTAAATACACGAATTTCCATGGCCATAAATGGCGCGCGATTACATTGAACAATAAGGCGTTATGGTTCGTCTGATAATACATGCAAGCCGGTTTTCCTAAAAAACCGGGATTTCTGGCTTGAAACCAACAATCAGGATAGCTAGGATTAAACAACTATGGCAGCGATAGGCCGATTTCAAAAGGGTGACGAGACTTTCTATGCGAAAGTCGTGGATGGAGAGTTGTTTCGATTACAAGGTGACGTGTTTGGCTCTCCGTCGTTTGAGCGCAAGCCATTGTCCCAGAAAGGGATAAAAACGCTGGTGCCGGTCACTCCGACCAAGATCATCGCGGTGGGATTGAACTATGCTGACCATGCGCGGGAATCCGGCAAACCGCTGCCCAAAGAACCCTTGTTCTGGTTCAAAGCCACGACGTCTTTGATTCCGGACGGGGGAAAAATTGAAATACCCTTTGCGCAACACCGCACGGATTTTGAGGCTGAACTGGCCATTGTGATAGGTCGAAGAGTGCGCAACGTCGCTCCGGCGGCGGCCGCCCGTTATATTTTCGGTTACACCACGGCCCAGGATATCAGCGACCGCACCATCCAGAATTCCGAGACGCAATGGTGCCGCTGCAAGTCTTTTGACACGTTTACTCCACTGGGGCCGTATGTGGAGACCAAGATTGATCCGCATGACCTGACCATTCAACTGTTCCAAAACGGCCAGTTGCGGCAAAATTCAAACACCAGCCAGTTGATCTTCAACTGTTTTGATCTGGTCAGCTTCATTTCCACCAATATGACGCTCATGCCCGGCGATGTCATCATCACCGGCACACCCAGCGGTGTGGGGCCTATCGAATCCGGTGACCGGCTGGAAGTGCGCATTCAGGGGCTGACGCCTTTGGTGAACACCGTTAAGTAGCGGCCTGCAAAAATCTGCGGTTCAACCTTTCGTTTTCCACAGGGTCCCCTCGTGGAAGGCGGAGGGTATTTTCATCAGTAACACTGCGGCCAGATGGAAAAAAAAACAGATCAACGCCACTCCCACGGCAAATTGCAGCCCTCGCCACAGCAATGGAAATCCGCGCTGCCGGGTTGAAGCGACCTGCCCGGTTTTGGCCAGACAGGCAGCACAGATCAGGCGATCATCGTGCTCAGTCACGCATTCTCGACAAAAGTATCGTGCGCATTCCATACAGCGCGCCACGGCTTCGCGTTCGGCATGATGAAAACAACGTTGTTGGTGCAAGTTGGCCATGGGAGGAGGATTACCTTACGCAGTCTCCGGCGGCGAGCTGGTCGGCGTGGTTTGCTCAGGCACCTGGGGAACCACCGGTTCCTGTATAGTCGGTGACGATGGGGCAAAGGGGCCTTGCACCACCTCGATCAGGGGACGCATCCGCGCGATGAAATCCAACGTCTTGGGCAGGCGTGTCAGGGCGGGTAACCGTTCATATTGAATGGCGGTCTTGATAACACATTCGCAGGTGGGCCCTTGAAAAATATGGACGATCAAGCCAGCCAGAAATGCCAGCATGATCACCACCATCAGCCCCATCGCCACCGGTTCATCACGGACCACGATAGCCAGCCCGAGAAAACCAAGCGCCCCCAACCCGATGAACAGGCTCAGCCAGAATCCACCCCGAGTCCGGCGTGCGACGATGGCCTGGATTTCCTTGTAATAAAAACGTTTGTAAATCTCCGTGTAGCCATTGGATTGCACGGACAGCAGGTAATGTTCGGCCAGCCATAATTGGTGGTACCCACCCACTCTGGTCCGCAACCGTGTTATTGGTTTGAAAGAGGCAGGCATGGCCTAGGATTTGATCATGGAAATCCACAAGAACAGACCAACTCCCTGCCCGATCACCGCCAGGATGGCTCCCAGCACGAATCGGATTTTCGTGCGCGGGATAATGCCCAATGGGGATTTCCAATGGCGAATGACATAATACAGCGAGGCGATGGATAAGAAGGGAGACGCCACCCAACAAAACGGCATGGCTGAGGCGAGGCCCAAGGCAAAGGCAATACTGTCATACCGCGTTCCCCGGTTCTGCAACTCGGCAATTTTGCCTTTCTTCTGCCCAGTCTCAAGGCAGTTTGGACAATAATGTTGCCCGTTTAATTCAATCGCGCAGAGCGCGCAAAGGAAGCGCCCACACTTGAGGCACGGCAACTCCGCCCGCTTACCCGGATGGAAAAAACAACTGGCCTCGCCATCCAGTATCACATTCTGGGCCCTTTCCCCTTTGGCAGGTCCCTGAAACTGGGCGGGAAAGACTGCGACCAATAATTCCGAATCGCAACCCGGACACAGGTAGGGGCTATCCAGAGTCCATAGCCCCTGCTCGACTGGCACTGGTGTGCGGCAGCGCGGGCAGACTGGTGATTGGACTGTGACACGCATGCCTTTGATCCCGGTTACTATCGGGTCTCCTTCAGTCCGAAAATATCCTCGTACGCATACGCCAGACTGGCATAGAAAACCGGCAAAGTGAACAACAGCCCGACGCAGCAGGCCAGCACGCCCACGCCCGCGACCAACCCACCCAGAAAGCACAAGACCAGCACGCTGCCCCAATGCTGGTTGACCACCGCGCGGCTAACCCGGATCGCGTCCCAGGCGGAAAGCTCCAAATCCGCAATCAGTGGCATGATGAAGACAAAACAAACCGACAAGTAGATGATCGGGATCATCGCCAGGGAAAGCAGGATTACCCCGGGAACCATCCCTTTGTTTCCCATGATCGCAAACAAAATCCCTCCCGGAGCCAGCCACAGGATCAGGAGTAACTTGGAAAATAGATTCCCGGCTAGCAGTCGGCCAAAGGCAGTTTTGAAGCCTGAAAAGGCATCGGACACCATCGCCGTCTCGCTGCGGATCAGCTTGAGATAAAAGCAATAGAGTCCACCCAGCATGGGGCCGGTGACAATGAGGCTGACAATCGGTCCCACAATGGGAATGCCCCCGCCGGACATAACCAACATTGCCAACACGGTGACGCCAATGCACAACCCGGCATTCCGAACCACCAAGTCCCAACCGCGTCGGATGCATTCCACGGACAGCAGTTCATAATCACGCTGCGCGATCTCCCGGATGAGATCGTCTGGATTTACCGGTAACGCACGTCTGCCAGCGTGTCCTGAGCCGCTGCCGCCTTCGCGCAACCGTTGGACATAAAGTGGCTTGCAGGTTCCGCAGACCCAGGATTCGCCAAGCCGGAGCACCTGGTCCGGGGGAAACGCCTGCTTGCACATCGAGCATACCAAACCGCCGCCAGACACGGGTGTTGGTATTCCAGATGGCGGCGTGACGGGCTTAACCTGGCCGTAAGGCAGCCAAGCAGCCATGCCCGTCTGCCATATCAAGGTTTCGGACGTAATGGCGCCCGACTTGAAAAGAGACTCCAACTCAGCGTCTGAGATGGGACCCTGTTGCTGCTGATTGATTGCGTAATACCACATTCTGATTATTCTTTCCCGTTGCCCGATGCGGTTCCCGAAATGTCCACGGCGATGGATCGTTCCGTACCGGGCAGCCGTTAGAATGCCCGTTCAACTCGGAAAAATCAAAATGAAAACGGCCAAATATTTTGGCGAAGGCCGTTGGGCGGTTGTGCAACCATGCGGTTGCCATTTATCCATGACAAATGCGATTTGGAAATGGCACCCCCGCCTGGTCAACGCCAAACATGCGCCAAGCATGACGCTTGGACATGCCAATGATCAATTCATCAGGGGATTAAATTAAGATGCGTTCGTCCTGATTTAGGGCTTGGCAGACGTTAAATGTTCTGCTAATGTCCTACCCATTGATTTATGAGTGTGGCCAATGCAAACTTGCCGGCGCGCGATGCGGTTCTGTTGGTAGAAGACGAACTGGGCGTACGTACCTTGGTTGGTCTTTATCTATCCAGAGCTAGTCTGAAGGTATTGTCGTGCGGTTCCCCTGCTGAAGCCAGAGAATATTGGAAGACCCATCGGGATCGGATCAAGTTGGTCCTGACGGATTACAACTTGATGGCGGAGCAAACCGGCAAGGATTTGATTGAGTGCTTTCGTCAGGACTGCGCCACGCTGCCAGCGGTGTTAATGAGCGGTTATGTGTCCAACTTGGATATGAGCGACTGGCTGGTGGAAAATCAAGTGCTGTTTCTACCCAAGCCTTTCTCCTATGCGGATTTTTACCGGGTCCTTCAGCAAGCCGAGTCTGGACCACCTTCTCCCTCGGCTTTGAGCCAAGCTTGGGATGCATTTGTCCATCAGTGCGAACAAATGGAAAGTCTGGTTCCGCGCTTGAGCCCCGGCTGCTCTTGACGCAGGTTCAACCCTGCTCCGTGAGTTCAGGCTGTCCGTGTCCGGACGGTTTTACGAGGCGTCCAAATCTTCCAGCAGTTGTTCTGTCTCCGCGAGCGGGCTGGCATGTTTCTGTTGGAGCGCCAGTTGCCGGGCTTGTTCCAAGGCTGCCCGGGCAGCGATTTTGTTCCCAAGGCAGAGGTGGCATTTGCCAATGAGGATATGCACCGCCATCCAATCTGAACGTTTGTCAATAGCGACCTGAAAATGGGGCAGGGCGTCTGCGTACCGCTCGGCATCGAATAGCGCCTTGCCCAAGCTGAATCGCGCCAGTTCGTTGTCGGGTGCCAAGTCCACCATTTTTTGCGCCCGCTCAATTCGGTCATCACTCATAAATTCTCAGTGGGTTGTTTGATGGACCAGTTTATCTTGGCCGCACCAGGATTTCCTCCACGATCGCGCGGGGCGGCAGATGAATCGCCAGCAGGGCACAGGCGGCCACATCTTCCGGCTGCAACATTTTGGCCCGCGCTTCAGCGGTGGGCGGGACGGGGCGTTGCTCCAGCAAGGGTGTGTCAATATCTCCCGGCAAAATGGCGCAGGCCCGCACGCCGTGGCCGCGTTCCTCAGCGTTGATGGATTGGGTCAAACCCACGAGTCCAAACTTGGACATCGAGTAGGCGGGACCCGCCTTCGGACTGGCTTGTTTGGCGGCGTCCGAGACAATATTGATGATGGTGCCGGTTTGTCGTTGGCGCATTTGCGGCAGGAACGCTTGCACGCAGTAATAGGCGCCGTTCAGGTTGGTATCCAGCATGGACTGGTAATCCTCCAGCGTGAGCACTTCCAAACTACGGTACGGCACGTTGGTGCCGGCGGCGTTGATCAATACCTCGACTGTGCCAAACGCCGCGAGGATGGCGCGACCGGCCTCGGCCACCGCGTCGGCCCGGCGCAAATCGCACGGGCACACTAGGAATTGGGAGGCGCGGCTACCGGCGCAATTCACGGTGTCCTGCAACGTTTCTGCCCGGCGTCCGAGGAGTGCCACCTGCCAGCCTTCCACCGCCAGTGCCAAGGCGACGGCACGACCCACGCCGCTGCCGGCACCCGTGACCACCGCATGTGGTTTGACTTGTTCTGTCATGGCGGTATTAACCCAGACTGTTGCAATGTTTGTCAAACTTCATTTGCGGCTCGTGGAAAACAAAACGGGGAAAACAAGGCAGGCATAAAAATGGCAGGTAAAAAAGCGAATCCAATATTTGCTTGAATCCCAGTCATCGTATCGTCGTGAATGTGATTTGGTGGTGAGTGAGGTTGACCCAATGAATTGCCTTAAGGGGTGTGTGCGCCAGCAGCCGTTGGGCGTGAATGGCGAACGCGTTGTCGTCATCGGACAAGGCAGTGAGCTTGAAGGCGGCATCCGGTGTAACAAGTCTCATGGGCTGATCACCGAGCAGCCCCGAGGAGCCAGAGACCGGGACAGCGACGTTCACTGCCGCCTCGCCGCCGAGGAAAAACGTAAGAGCTTCCTCGTAAAGCGCCAGTTCCAGTCCTGCCCCCCAATCGTGAATGAGCGCCATGAGCAGTTCACGAAACTTTACTGATCCCGGAGCAGTACTGTCCCACTTAACATCGGTAATGCGCGGGTGACGCAGGTGTATGAGCCGCTGGGAGCAATTCACGAATTCGTGCTGGACCTTCTCGGGCCGCACGTTGATGAGTTTGGCATGTTCCAAGTCGGCGAGCAGCAGGTAATTGATCGTTTGGCCCCGATGCCGCGGGTGAATGCTCTCGGAAGTCTTAAACTCGAACAGGCTCCCCGCGCCCACCATTACGTCGAGATGGTAAACCTTGGAGAAATCATCAAAGCTTACGGTGACCGGTGCTTCCAGCGACACTGCGCTCATCCTGGCGGCGAGTTCTCGTTTGTAAATTCGTTCGTCGAAAAAGCGTCCAAACTCGTTGTGGATTGCGAAGACGTGATCCATTACCGCAAAAGCAATCGCGGCAAACTCTGTTTGGGAGATGCGCCGGAGGGGAAATGGGTGAAAAACAGGCATAAGATTTTATGGAGAAAAAGTTGGCTGGTGAAAAATGGCCTCACATATTTTACCTGCCATTTTTCTGCCTCAGTTCGGCGGTACTGGTGAATACCGTGTGGCGTTTGACTTGTGCTGTCATGGCGGTATTAACCCAGACTGTTGCAATGTTTGTCAAACTTCATTTGCGGCTCGCGGGAAACAAAACAGGGAAAACAATGAAGGCATAAAAATTGCAGGTAAAAAATGGCCTCACATATTTTACCTGCCATTTTTCTGCCTCAGTTCGGCGGCACCGGTGACTACCGCACGTTGATTATACTCTGTCATGGCGGTATTAACCCAGACTGTTCTAATGGTTGTCAAACTTCATTTGCCATCATCCAAAATCCATTTTTTACTTTGGTTCCGTGTTCTGTTATACCGTTCCGCGTGTTTCGCGTCATCATGCATCTGGACATGGATGCCTTTTACGCATCCGTCGAGCAACGCGATCATCCTGAATTGCGCGGGCTACCGGTTATTGTCGGCAGTCCTCCCACGCAACGCGGGGTGGTCTGCGCGGCCAGTTATGAGGCGCGTAAGTTCGGCGTGCGCTCCGCCATGCCCAGCATGACCGCCGGACGTCTCTGTCCGCAAGGCGTGTTCATCCGCCCACGCATGGAGGTGTATCGCGAGGAATCCCGGCAAATCATGTCCATCATGGCGGCGGCCGGGGCGATCATTGAGCCGGTGTCTGTGGATGAAGCCTATCTTGATTTTTCCGCCGTCAGTCAGGGGATTGACGTGGATGACAGTTTATCCCGCTCGCTGCCGTTGGCGCGCGAATTAAAGCAAGCGATTCGTCAGAAGCGCCGGCTGACGGCCAGCATTGGCATCGCCTCGAATAAGCTGCTCGCCAAGTTGGCCAGCGATTTCCAAAAGCCGGATGGCCTGACATTGATCGCCGAGCGGGACAAGGTCGCCTTCTTGCGCCCGTTACCAGCGCGGGTGTTGTATGGCGTGGGCAAGGTGACGGCAGAAGCCCTCAAGGGTGCGGGGATAAACACAGTAGGCGATTTGCAGGATTATCGCGGCGACCTGCGGGCCTTGGTGGGTTCATTTGGTCCCACGCTCAAGCAATTCGCTTTCGGCGAGGATAACCGCCCCTTGGACCTCAGCGACGAAATCAAGAGCGTCAGCAGCGAAAATACCTTTCTGCGCGATACCGACCACCGACCGACGCTACGGGCTACGCTTAAGGAGCAGGCGGCGGAAATCGCCCATGAATTGGCGCGGAAACAATTGGCCGCCAAAACGGTGCAGGTGCGGGTACGCTACAGCGATTTCACCACCTTGACCCGCCAATTGACGCTTGAAGAGCCCCTCACCGAGGCCAAAGATATCTACCGCATGGGGTGTGTGCTGTTGGCGCGCCATGAACTGGTGACCCGCCCGTTGCGGCTCATCGGTCTCGGCGTCAGCAACCTGATGCCACCGTGCTATCAGTTGGAATTACCGCTGGTCGGTCTAAATAATTCCCCGGGCGGAGTGTCAACGATCAAGAAAACGAGATCGCCCCGGGCTGCTTAAATTGCTAATTCGTCGGAGTGGTCTTCGCTTTGGTCCATGGTTATTTGTATTATGATATTATGAATCTGAGGCATTGTTTTGGTTGCATACGCAGTTCCGAGCAGGTACAGTGTACTTCGTTCGGCGCTTGTTCAATCAACCAACCAACCACAATCGCCCTGTTTACAAAAAAATATGATGCAAACACTCGCTACTGTATTACTTAGGCCCGGTGAAGCTGACCGGGTGATGGCTGGACATCCTTGGATTTACCAGGGCTCCATTCTGCGCATGACCCAAGCGGCTGCCGATGGGGACATCGTTCAGGTTAAAGACCATCGTCAACGACTATTGGGGATTGGCTTCTACAATTCCAAATCCAAAATCCAGGTGCGCATGCTGGAGCCGGATCGGGTGGAGATCAATGCTGCCTGGTTTGAGCAGAAAATCCGTCAGGCGCTGGCCTTGCGCAAGCGTCTGATGCCGGGCGCCACTTCCTTCCGCGTGGTGAATGCCGAGAGTGATTTTCTGAGCGGACTCATTGTGGATTTATACGAGGACGTGCTGGTGCTGCAAACCTCTTCGCTGGGCATGGACCGTCGCAAACCGTTGATTTTGGATGCGCTGGAGAAAATTTTCAACCCCCGCGCCGTGGTGGAACGCAATGAGATGACCTCGCGCAAGTTTGAAGGGCTGCCGGATGCCAATGGGTTGCTGGTCGGTGAGTTGGAGGGTGAAGTTCAGGTGCGGCTCAACAAGCTGACCTTTGCCACCAATCTGTTGAGCGGCCACAAGACCGGCCTGTATCTGGATCAACAGTCTAATTATGAACTAACCTCGCACTTTGCCCGGGGCGGGCAGGTGCTGGACTGCTTCACCTTCCTGGGTGGTTTTGCGCTGCATGCCGCGCGGGCTGGGGCGGCGCATGTTCACGCGTTGGACCAAAGTGCCGACGCTTTGGATGCCGCTACGCGCAATGCCAAGGCGAATGGGTTGGAGCACAAATGCACCTTCGAGGCCGCCAATGTCTTTGATTGGCTTAAGGCGAAAACCGTCGCGCGTCCGAATGAGAAGGTTATTCCTCAGTTTGATCTGATCATTCTTGATCCACCTTCGTTCACCCGCAATCGCGCTTCGGTGCCGGATGCGCTGCGCGGCTACAAGGAAGTCCATCTTCGCGCGTTGAAACTGCTCAAGACGGGGGGCACGCTGGCGACCTTCTGCTGTTCGCATCATGTGGATGCGCAACTGTTCCAGCAAGTTATTCTGGATGCCGCCTTTGATTGCCACCGGGTATTGCGGCGCATAACGGCTTTTTCGCAATCGCCCGACCATCCCGTGTTGCCATCCGTTCCCGAGACGGAGTACCTGAAGGGGTTTGCCTTTGAAATTGCGCGCTGATTGAAGTCGGAAATCAAAAAAACAGGCAGGTTAAAACGAGTTTAACCTGCCATTTTTCTGCCTAAATTTCCGGGGGCGGATTTCTGCCAGAATGGCGGTAATGGGTAAACCACCAACTCCTGCTGATTTGATTCAATACAGCAGAATACACAACGTCGCTCCGTTGGTTGCCGACGCCCTTTATGCGCCTAGCTCGATGATTTTCTTTTTACGTCCTCGCTTGGGCTTTTCCGTGTCCAGTTGGGGCGCTTCCACGGCAGGGGGCGCACCTGCCGGTGGGGGAGCTGGCAAATACAAGTACCGGCCACACGTGGCACAGAGTTGGATGTCTTCGCCGCGCCGAACGATGTTCACCGTCCCGACCGGAATGGACGTGTGACATCCGGCGCACACGCCGTTGCGCACTTCGGCGATGCTGCGTTTGCCTCTTAAGCGCATCCGG encodes the following:
- the dinB gene encoding DNA polymerase IV, which gives rise to MFRVIMHLDMDAFYASVEQRDHPELRGLPVIVGSPPTQRGVVCAASYEARKFGVRSAMPSMTAGRLCPQGVFIRPRMEVYREESRQIMSIMAAAGAIIEPVSVDEAYLDFSAVSQGIDVDDSLSRSLPLARELKQAIRQKRRLTASIGIASNKLLAKLASDFQKPDGLTLIAERDKVAFLRPLPARVLYGVGKVTAEALKGAGINTVGDLQDYRGDLRALVGSFGPTLKQFAFGEDNRPLDLSDEIKSVSSENTFLRDTDHRPTLRATLKEQAAEIAHELARKQLAAKTVQVRVRYSDFTTLTRQLTLEEPLTEAKDIYRMGCVLLARHELVTRPLRLIGLGVSNLMPPCYQLELPLVGLNNSPGGVSTIKKTRSPRAA
- a CDS encoding class I SAM-dependent rRNA methyltransferase — translated: MMQTLATVLLRPGEADRVMAGHPWIYQGSILRMTQAAADGDIVQVKDHRQRLLGIGFYNSKSKIQVRMLEPDRVEINAAWFEQKIRQALALRKRLMPGATSFRVVNAESDFLSGLIVDLYEDVLVLQTSSLGMDRRKPLILDALEKIFNPRAVVERNEMTSRKFEGLPDANGLLVGELEGEVQVRLNKLTFATNLLSGHKTGLYLDQQSNYELTSHFARGGQVLDCFTFLGGFALHAARAGAAHVHALDQSADALDAATRNAKANGLEHKCTFEAANVFDWLKAKTVARPNEKVIPQFDLIILDPPSFTRNRASVPDALRGYKEVHLRALKLLKTGGTLATFCCSHHVDAQLFQQVILDAAFDCHRVLRRITAFSQSPDHPVLPSVPETEYLKGFAFEIAR
- a CDS encoding C4-type zinc ribbon domain-containing protein, coding for MSSICEDTIRALQQLHTLEDEIAELKPKQEPKPELKAQIEALRAKILPVIIGHHDRMRLRGKRSIAEVRNGVCAGCHTSIPVGTVNIVRRGEDIQLCATCGRYLYLPAPPPAGAPPAVEAPQLDTEKPKRGRKKKIIELGA